In Epinephelus lanceolatus isolate andai-2023 chromosome 7, ASM4190304v1, whole genome shotgun sequence, the genomic stretch CCAGAGGAGATGAAGAAAGGCTCTGTTATCGGTAATGTAGCGCAAGATCTTGGTTTAGATCTGAGGAGGCTCCGTTCTGGGCGGGCCCGTATCGTGACCGGAGAAAATATTCACTACACCGAGCTGAAGACAGACAAAGGGATTCTAGTGGTGAATGAGAGAATAGACCGAGAGCAGCTTTGTGGAGACGTGACACCATGTAGCTTCAGCTTTGAGGTGATTTTAGAAAATCCAATGGAACTGCACAGAGTAACTGTCGAGGTTTTAGATATAAATGATCATGCTCCCGTTTTCCGAAATAAAGACAAGTCTATCAGTTTCGACATCAGTGAATTAGCTGCAGTCGGAGTGCAGTTTCCACTGTGGAGTGCAGAGGATCGAGATGTGGGGCAAAACGCTTTGCAAGATTATATTTTATCACCAAACGACAATTTTATATTGAAACAACATGCAAATCCAGACGGAAGTAAATATGTTGAAATGGTGCTCCAGAAGCCTTTAGACAGAGAGCGACATCCCCATCTGTCTTTAAAACTAATCGCAGTTGACGGAGGAACACCACAGAGATCTGGGACAGTTAATATAGATGTTACTGTTTTAGATGCAAACGACAACATTCCGGTTTTTAACCAATCAGTGTATAAAGCATCTGTGatggaaaacacactgaaaggcACCAGTATTATCACAGTAAATGCCACAGACGCTGACAGCGGTTCATATGGACTCATTACTTACAGTTTGTCTCAGACGACAGGAACCGCAGCCGATATATTCAGTATTGATGAAAACACCGGAAAGGTTTCTGTGTATGGTCAGATAGATtatgaaagagacaaaaaatacgAGGTGAGAGTAGAGGCAAAGGATCAGGGTGGCTTAATCGGAACAAGTAAAATTATAGTTGATGTCACTGACGTCAACGACAATGCCCCAGTTATTAATATTATGTCGTTTTCCAGCCCCCTGTCTGAGGATGCGCGTCCTGGTACAACGATTGCTATACTGAACATAAAAGATGCAGATTCTGAGAATAATGGTCAAATAAAATGTTCAATAGATGGTAAACTTCCTTTTAAGATCGAATCATCTCTAGCAAATTATTACAATTTGATCTCAGATCAACATTTTGATAGAGAATCCGTCTCAGAATATAACATAACAATAACAGCCACTGATCTGGGGTCTCCCCCACTTTCTAGCTCCACAATATTACATCTTAAAATTTCTGACGTAAACGACAACGCCCCATTATTTGATAAAAGCAGCTACTCTGCTTACATCACAGAGAATAACTCCCCTGGAGTTTCTATATTTGCTGTCAGCGCGCGAGACTCTGACTGGAATCAAAACGCCAGAGTGTCGTATCTTTTAGAGGACACACAAGTCAGTGGCAGTCCAGTTTCTACTTATGTGTCTTTGAACTCTGAAAGCGGAGTTCTTAGTGCGGTTCGTTCTTTTGATTATGAGCAAATCAAACAGCTTCAGCTTGTAGTCAAAGCGCAGGATGGAGGCTCCCCTCCACTCAGTAGCAACGCGACTGTGAAAATACTGATCCAGGACCAGAACGACAACCCTCCTCAGGTGCTGTACCCAGTGCAGACTGGTGGCTCTGTGGTGGCTGAAATGGTGCCTCGTTCAGCAGATGTGGGCTATCTGGTGACTAAAGTGGTGGCTGTTGATGTGGACTCTGGACAAAATGCCTGGCTGTCCTATAAACTGCAGAAAGCCACAGACAGGGCGCTGTTTGAAGTGGGCTTACAGAATGGAGAAATAAGAACTATCCGCCAAGTGACTGATAAAGATGCTGTCAAACAAAGACTGAGTGTTATAGTGGAGGACAACGGGCAGCCCTCTCGTTCAGCTACAGTCATTGTTAACGTGGCGGTGGCGGACAGCTTCCCTGAAGTGCTGTCTGAGTTCACTGACTTTCCACACGACAAGGAGTACAATGACAACCTGACTTTTTACTTAGTCTTGGCTTTGGCTGTAgtttccttcctcttcatcacgTGTGTGGTGGTTATTATATCAGTGAAAATCTACAGATGGAGACAGTCTCGCATCCTGTATCACTCCAGTCTCCCTGTCATTCCATATTATCCACCACGTTACTCAGACACTTTGGGGACAGGGACTCTCCAACACGTGTACAATTACGAGGTGTGCAGGACGACGGACTCCAGAAAGAGTGACTGTAAGTTCGGCAGAGCCGGTAGTCAGAACGTGCTGATAATGGACCCCAGTTCTACAGGGACGATGCAGCGGATACAGAGTGACAAGAGCATCCTGGATGAACCTGACTCTCCTCTAGAGGTGAGTCAAATATTTTAGCTTTGTATGCCTGGCCCCTTTATCCTCTTTCAATGCTGAGTTACATTGATAAAAGCCGCAGCCCCACGTGCGGTCATTTTTAGCACCATGGCCAGCACCTCTGTTGGCATCGCCCTGTGCAAGTGTTTCGTCTTTTCCAGTCTTCATGAATACGGCTTTAAAAAGCACAGGTTACTGAACGGATCTCATTTGAAGTTTGGTATGTAGCTATGTTATATTGCCTGAATGCGTTTTGTGGACAATAGTGTTGTGTTATTTAAGGTTCAACTTCACGTGCTTGTGCAACGTTCAGTGTGCTCTCTTCGGAAAGAACGGTGCTGTTAGTATGGCTGACGTAAGGCATAAAGGCACTTAAACATTTAGGAGTTAAAACAGTGACAGTCCATTTATGAAAATAACAGTGCTGAAAAGTACTACAATAGAACCCGGATCCCCTACATACTTTTGCCTTACAATATAGGTGACGAGCCATCTTCATACATTTGCACTGCATGTTCCTGATCCAATACAGAATTTTTTGGATATCGAAGTATTTTGAGAGTGACACATCTATGTTTGTAAAGCCTTGCAAATTACAgaactgttgttaaaaaaataattaatatggGTCTTAAGTTTAAACTTGTATAACTGTCATATGCTTATCCCCCTGTCGCATTTAGTGTGCTGCACGTGAATTTTTTGAGAATGCgatttcattttctgttatttttgacaggtgttgtttgtgttatatttCTAAGCAAAACTTAATATTATACAGTACTGTGCCGAGTTGAAACGTGCATGAATTTAAAAAGCTTAACAAACATTCCAGTATTATTTTCACATGAGGTAAAGATGTGTTCAGGTTCTCTGCTTCAGAGCTTTATTGTGGGGACTTATTTGATGTTCATGTTTTCGACTCTAAGCGACGCTGTTGGTCAGTGAAATAATTTCTGTGTCATGTCGTCATTCAGTCCATCCTCCGACTGACTATACAGTGAAGAAGgctctgtgtgttgtgtagAGGTTTGAGCGACGAAAGAGACAACATGGTCGGACAGACTTAAACCTTGAAGACGTGTTTAGATGTGACCAGTAAACGGAAACATCACAGCCTGCTTTATCCTCATATCAGTTGGATATATATcacctttttttattctttgttgCCATGATGGCAACTCGAGGATCCCTCGCCTACATCTGCGCAAGATGGCGATTGTTTTCTGGATTGCGACGGCAAATAGGACTGTTCATGTTGCTGCTTCATGTGGTGAACATGGTAGGTGGTCAGATTCGTTATTCTATACCAGAGGAGATGAAGAAAGGCTCTGTTATCGGTAATGTAGCGCAAGATCTTGGTTTAGATCTGAGGAGGCTCCGTTCTGGGCGGGCCCGTATCGTGACCGGAGAAAATATTCACTACACCGAGCTGAAGACAGACAAAGGGATTCTAGTGGTGAATGAGAGAATAGACCGAGAGCAGCTTTGTGGAGACGTGACACCATGTAGCTTCAGCTTTGAGGTGATTTTAGAAAACCCAATGGAACTGCACAGAGTAACTGTCGAGGTTTTAGACATTAATGATCACGCTCCTGTTTTCCCAAATAATGACAAGCCTATCAGCCTCGAAATAAGTGAATCTGCTGCAGTAGGAGTAAAATTTCCACTGCAGAGTGCAGAGGATCTAGATGTGGGTCAAAACGGGTTGCAAGATTATATTTTATCACCAAATGACAATTTTATATTGAAGCAACATTCAAATCCAGATGGAAGTAAATATGTTGAAATGGTGCTCCAGAAGCCTTTAGACAGAGAGCGACATCCCCATCTGTCTTTAAAATTAATCGCAGTTGACGGAGGAACACCACAGAGATCCGGTACAGTTAATATAGATGTTACTGTTTTAGATGCCAATGACAATGCACCAGTATTTAACCAATCAGTGTATAAAGCATCTGTGatggaaaacacactgaaaggcACCAGTATTATCACAGTAAATGCCACAGACGCTGACAGCGGTTCATATGGACTCATTACTTACAGTTTGTCTAAAATGAAAGGCAGTGCAGGGAATATTTTCAGTATTGATGAAAACACCGGAACAGTTTCTGTGTCTGGTCAGATAGATtatgaaagagacagaaaatacgAGGTGAGAGTAGAGGCAAAGGATCAGGGTGGCCTAACCGGAACAAGTAAAATAATATTTGATGTCATTGACGTCAACGACAATGCTCCAGTTATTAATATTATGTCGTTTTCCAGCCCCCTGTCTGAGGATGCGCGTCCTGGTACAACGATTGCTATACTGAACATAAAAGATGCAGATTCTGAGAATAATGGTCAAATAAAATGTTCAATAGATGGTAAACTTCCTTTTAAGATCGAATCATCTCTAACAAATTATTACAATTTGATCTCAGATCAACATTTTGATAGAGAATCCGTCACAgaatataacataaaaataacagcCACTGATCTGGGGTCTCCCCCACTTTCTAGCTCCACAATATTACATCTTAAAATTTCTGACGTAAACGACAACGCCCCGTTATTTGATAAAAGCAGCTACTCTGCTTACATCGCAGAGAATAACTCCCCTGGAGTTTCTATATTTGCTGTCAGCGCGCGAGACTCTGACTGGAATCAAAACGCCAGAGTGTCGTATCTTTTAGAGGACACACAAGTCAGTGGCAGTCCAGTTTCTACTTATGTGTCTTTAAACTCTGAAAACGGAGTTCTTAGTGCGATTCGTTCTTTTGATTATGAGCAAATCAAACAGCTTCAGCTTGTAGTCAAAGCGCAGGATGGAGGCTCCCCTCCACTCAGTAGCAACGTGAGTGTGAAAATACTGATCCAGGACCAGAACGACAACCCTCCTCAGGTGCTGTACCCAGTGCAGACTGGTGGCTCTGTGGTGGCTGAAATGGTGCCTCGTTCAGCAGATGTGGGCTGTCTGGTGACTAAAGTGGTGGCTGTTGATGTGGACTCTGGACAGAATGCCTGGCTGTC encodes the following:
- the LOC144463857 gene encoding protocadherin gamma-A3-like, translating into MMATRGSLAYICARWRLFSGLRRQIGLFMLLLHVVNMVGGQIRYSIPEEMKKGSVIGNVAQDLGLDLRRLRSGRARIVTGENIHYTELKTDKGILVVNERIDREQLCGDVTPCSFSFEVILENPMELHRVTVEVLDINDHAPVFPNNDKPISLEISESAAVGVKFPLQSAEDLDVGQNGLQDYILSPNDNFILKQHSNPDGSKYVEMVLQKPLDRERHPHLSLKLIAVDGGTPQRSGTVNIDVTVLDANDNAPVFNQSVYKASVMENTLKGTSIITVNATDADSGSYGLITYSLSKMKGSAGNIFSIDENTGTVSVSGQIDYERDRKYEVRVEAKDQGGLTGTSKIIFDVIDVNDNAPVINIMSFSSPLSEDARPGTTIAILNIKDADSENNGQIKCSIDGKLPFKIESSLTNYYNLISDQHFDRESVTEYNIKITATDLGSPPLSSSTILHLKISDVNDNAPLFDKSSYSAYIAENNSPGVSIFAVSARDSDWNQNARVSYLLEDTQVSGSPVSTYVSLNSENGVLSAIRSFDYEQIKQLQLVVKAQDGGSPPLSSNVSVKILIQDQNDNPPQVLYPVQTGGSVVAEMVPRSADVGCLVTKVVAVDVDSGQNAWLSYKLQKATDRALFEVGLQNGEIRTIRQVTDKDAVKQRLSVIVEDNGQPSRSATVIVNVAVADSFPEVLSEFTDFAHDKEYNDNLTFYLVLALAVVSFLFITCVVVIISVKIYRWRQSRILYHSSLPVIPYYPPRYSDTLGTGTLQHVYNYEVCRTTDSRKSDCKFGRAGSQNVLIMDPSSTGTMQRIQSDKSILDEPDSPLEHYGQRLTLHHLKGVLL